The region GCAGAGGCCACCCATCTCAAGCGGATGACCCTGCTGGCCGCCGCCCTAACGCTGCCGGTATTCGTGTTGGAAATGGGCGGCCATCTGATTCCGGCATTCCACCATTGGATAGCGGCGACCATCGGGATGGAGACAAGCTGGTTCATCCAGTTCATCCTCACCACCCTCGTGCTGGCATGGCCGGGGCGGCATTTCTACACCAAGGGCCTGCCCGCTTTGACAAAGGGCGCACCGGATATGAACTCGCTGGTGGCGCTCGGCTCAGGGGCGGCGTGGCTCTTTTCGGTGACCGCCCTTTTTGCGCCGGGACTGCTGCCGGAAGGCAGCCGCGTGGTCTATTTCGAAGCCGCGGCGGTGATTGTGACGCTGATCTTACTAGGCCGCTATCTTGAGGCCCGCGCCAAGGGGCGCACCGGGGCGGCGATTGCCAAACTGATGGGCCTGCGTGCCAGCAGCGCGCGGGTCGAACGGGACGGCGCGGTCGTTGAGCTGCCCATTGATGAGATCATTGCGGGCGACATCATCCACCTGCGTCCCGGCGAAAAGATCGCGACCGACGGCGTTGTTGTTGCGGGCCAATCCTACGTCGATGAAAGCATGATCACGGGTGAGCCTGTCCCGGTTGAGAAAGCCACGGAATCAGAGGTTGTCGGCGGCACGGTCAATGGCACCGGCAGCCTCACGTTTCGCGCGACCAAAGTCGGCGGCGACACGATGCTGGCGCAGATCATCCGCATGGTCGAAGAGGCCCAAGGTGCAAAGTTGCCTATTCAAGACTTGGTCAATCGCATCACCCTGTGGTTCGTTCCCGCCGTGATTGCCGTGGCACAGGTGACCTTCGGGGTCTGGCTCGCCTTCGGCCCCTCGCTCAGCCACGCCTTGGTGGCGGCGGTGGCGGTGCTGATCATCGCATGCCCCTGTGCGATGGGTCTGGCCACACCGACCTCCATCATGGTGGCCACCGGACGCGCGGCGCAATTGGGCGTGCTCTTCCGTCAGGGCGATGCGCTGCAAAGCCTGCAAGGCGTCAAGACCGTGGCGCTGGACAAGACCGGCACGCTGACCAAGGGCAAGCCCGAACTTACCGATCTGGTGCTGATGGACGACCTGACCGAAGATGAGGTGCTGCCCCTGATCGGCGCGGTCGAAGCACGCTCGGAGCACCCCATCGCCCAAGCCATCCTGCGCCGGGCAGAAGCTGCGGGCCCTGTGCCCGGCGAGGTCAGCGATTTCCAATCCCACACCGGTTTTGGCGTCAGCGCGACGGTCTTGGGCCGCAAGGTTACCTTGGGTGCGGACCGCCTTATGATCCGCGACGGGATCGATTTGGGCGACACCGGGCGGATCGCGTCAGAGATGGCGAAGGCCGGGAAAACCCCGCTCTATGCCACTTTGGACGGGAAACTCGCCGCTGTGATCGCCGTAGCCGACCCGATCAAACCCGGCACGCCAGAAGCCATCGCGGGGCTGCACGACCTTGGTCTTGATGTAGCGATGATCACTGGTGACAACCGGGGCACCGCAGATGCTATCGCGGCGCAACTGGGCATTGATCGGGTCATCGCCGAAGTGCTGCCGGATGGCAAAGTGGCCGCCATCGACAAGTTGAGAGAGGGCGGCAACCGCATCGCCTTCGTTGGCGACGGCATTAACGATGCACCCGCTTTGGCACAGGCCGATGTAGGCCTTGCCATCGGCACCGGCACCGATGTGGCGATTGAGGCCGCAGATGTGGTGCTGATGTCGGGCGACCTGCGCGGCGTGGTCAATGCCATCGATGTAAGCCAACGCAGCATGGCCAATATCCGTCAAAACCTCTTTTGGGCATTTGGCTATAACGTGCTGCTGATCCCGGTGGCGGCGGGTGCCTTCTACCCGCTGACCGGCTGGCTCTTGTCGCCCGCGCTGGCCGCCGGGGCGATGGCATTGTCGAGCGTGTTCGTCCTCAGCAACGCGCTGCGCCTGCGCTGGATCGCAGCCCCCTTGGCCGAAAACGCCACCCCAGAAAAAGAACCACGGGCCGCCACCCCCGTGGCCGCAGAATAGGAGCGCATTATGAACATTGGAGAAGTCTCACAACACACGGGCCTGCCGCCGAAAACCATCCGCTATTACGAGGATATCGGGCTGGTCAAACCGCTGCGCGACGCCAATGGCTACCGCGCCTTCCGGGAAAGCGAGATGCACAAGCTGGCCTTTCTGGGCCGTGCCAGAACGTTGGGGTTCAGCATCGAAGATTGCCGCAACCTGCTAGCGCTTTGGGAGGATAAGAACCGTGCCAGTGCCGACGTGCGCGCGATTGCCGAAGATCATCTGGCGCAGATCGAAGCCAAGATCAGCGGCCTGCAAGAGATGCGCGACACGTTAAGCACGCTGGTCCACAACTGTGCCGGGGACGATCGACCCGACTGCCCGATATTAAAGACGCTTGGCACGGCCGCGGCGTCATAACCATCGCTCTAAATACAAAAAAGGCGCCGCGCAGCCAATCTGGGCGGCGCCATTTTGCGTTCAAGTCGGACCACAGCCTAGGCTTTGAGGCGGTCCACGATACTATGTGCTGTGACCGTCCCGATCTGAGCGCCGTCTTCCATAACGGCAATCGCGGCATCGGCCCCACGCAGACGGTCCATCAATTCGCGCACCGGGGTCTCGGATGTGGTTTCGCCTTGGGTGGCAGCACCGTCATCCGCGCCCATCACGTCGCGCGCCGTCAGAACCTCAAGCGGGTTCATATTGGCCACGAACTCCGCCACATAGTCCGATGCAGGGTTCGAGAAAATCTCGCGCGGAGTGCCGATCTGCACGATGCGGCCGCCTTCCATGATGGCGATGCGCCCG is a window of Sulfitobacter sp. W027 DNA encoding:
- a CDS encoding heavy metal translocating P-type ATPase; this encodes MDKADTLTFGVQNMSCASCVGRVEKALNAVDGVREARVNLASENVRITAEPGFDAANITTALTQAGYQARTAIHRLTLSNMSCASCVGRVERALLAVPGVISASVNLATEEAQVETLEDADLLPALRDAAAQAGYPATVDAPDTGSPDAAARKEAEATHLKRMTLLAAALTLPVFVLEMGGHLIPAFHHWIAATIGMETSWFIQFILTTLVLAWPGRHFYTKGLPALTKGAPDMNSLVALGSGAAWLFSVTALFAPGLLPEGSRVVYFEAAAVIVTLILLGRYLEARAKGRTGAAIAKLMGLRASSARVERDGAVVELPIDEIIAGDIIHLRPGEKIATDGVVVAGQSYVDESMITGEPVPVEKATESEVVGGTVNGTGSLTFRATKVGGDTMLAQIIRMVEEAQGAKLPIQDLVNRITLWFVPAVIAVAQVTFGVWLAFGPSLSHALVAAVAVLIIACPCAMGLATPTSIMVATGRAAQLGVLFRQGDALQSLQGVKTVALDKTGTLTKGKPELTDLVLMDDLTEDEVLPLIGAVEARSEHPIAQAILRRAEAAGPVPGEVSDFQSHTGFGVSATVLGRKVTLGADRLMIRDGIDLGDTGRIASEMAKAGKTPLYATLDGKLAAVIAVADPIKPGTPEAIAGLHDLGLDVAMITGDNRGTADAIAAQLGIDRVIAEVLPDGKVAAIDKLREGGNRIAFVGDGINDAPALAQADVGLAIGTGTDVAIEAADVVLMSGDLRGVVNAIDVSQRSMANIRQNLFWAFGYNVLLIPVAAGAFYPLTGWLLSPALAAGAMALSSVFVLSNALRLRWIAAPLAENATPEKEPRAATPVAAE
- the cueR gene encoding Cu(I)-responsive transcriptional regulator, which encodes MNIGEVSQHTGLPPKTIRYYEDIGLVKPLRDANGYRAFRESEMHKLAFLGRARTLGFSIEDCRNLLALWEDKNRASADVRAIAEDHLAQIEAKISGLQEMRDTLSTLVHNCAGDDRPDCPILKTLGTAAAS